The following are from one region of the Paenibacillus bovis genome:
- a CDS encoding vWA domain-containing protein: protein MYFPIFPRAASLKTSQILNNGKGETPEMQRKVNWLMVLFSLIGGAIGFVLSEWFLHSYFDRMPRIFLMGIYFGIISLMIGIFCLLAEMISPKLNGASWRQRYTDVSWKLLVPATLVVMFIGGLAAEALYQLDFNGSRTVKDVVVVIDNSSSMLDTDPQNIRYQAVKNMVNSMDDDMRVGIVEFSGDAKVALPLTAVNSTTRPQIDGVVDQLSVRSGGTEFTAALSTTMQQITEQGQDDRGTLVIMMSDGYSSLDPAALQPYQEKRIIINTVGLSLAQDGGQNLLTDIANETGGRYYDVAQATNLTQTFQQIYDTLDKRTLVTERGEPFNSNLYYQILHVVLIMILGGLLGVGLGLLFDNRFLARSFGIGGGVGGLLAGLLLEWGIGKTDWTDGVIRFLAIMILALIIALFTLVIPIGENNKRMIRRNDTPPPPPTSSGNPRRRRGESARSFQR from the coding sequence ATGTACTTTCCCATCTTCCCACGCGCAGCATCCCTCAAAACCTCGCAGATACTTAACAATGGAAAAGGGGAGACGCCAGAAATGCAGCGCAAAGTAAACTGGCTTATGGTTTTATTCAGTCTGATCGGAGGAGCAATCGGTTTTGTTCTCAGCGAATGGTTTTTGCATTCGTATTTTGACCGGATGCCCCGTATTTTTTTGATGGGGATTTATTTCGGCATTATCAGTCTGATGATCGGCATTTTCTGTCTGCTGGCTGAAATGATTTCACCCAAATTGAACGGTGCTTCATGGAGACAGCGGTACACGGATGTGTCGTGGAAGCTGCTCGTTCCTGCTACGCTGGTTGTTATGTTCATCGGCGGACTGGCGGCCGAAGCATTGTACCAGCTTGATTTTAATGGGAGCCGGACTGTAAAAGATGTTGTTGTTGTTATTGATAATTCAAGCAGCATGCTGGATACAGACCCGCAAAATATTCGTTATCAAGCCGTGAAAAATATGGTCAATTCTATGGATGATGATATGCGTGTAGGTATTGTTGAATTTAGCGGAGATGCTAAAGTTGCGTTGCCGTTAACAGCTGTAAACAGTACAACTCGCCCGCAGATTGATGGTGTTGTAGATCAGTTATCTGTTCGAAGTGGTGGAACAGAATTCACAGCTGCATTGAGTACTACCATGCAGCAAATTACCGAGCAGGGACAGGATGATCGTGGAACATTAGTAATAATGATGTCTGATGGTTATAGTTCGCTGGATCCTGCTGCTTTGCAGCCTTATCAGGAGAAAAGGATTATTATCAATACCGTCGGTCTGAGTCTTGCTCAAGATGGAGGCCAGAATCTGCTGACGGATATTGCCAATGAAACGGGAGGTCGTTATTACGATGTTGCCCAAGCTACTAATCTAACACAAACGTTCCAGCAGATCTACGACACACTGGACAAACGCACACTGGTAACCGAGCGCGGTGAACCGTTCAACAGCAATCTGTATTATCAGATTCTGCATGTCGTGCTTATTATGATTCTGGGCGGACTGCTCGGAGTCGGACTGGGCTTGCTGTTTGATAATCGCTTCCTGGCACGCAGCTTTGGTATTGGCGGCGGTGTCGGCGGACTGCTGGCTGGTCTGCTGCTGGAGTGGGGCATCGGCAAGACTGACTGGACGGATGGAGTTATCCGTTTCCTCGCGATTATGATTCTGGCATTAATCATCGCGCTGTTCACACTGGTCATTCCGATCGGTGAGAACAATAAGCGGATGATTCGCCGCAATGATACACCGCCACCACCGCCAACCAGCTCGGGCAATCCTCGCCGTAGACGCGGAGAGAGCGCCCGCAGCTTCCAGCGATAA